The genomic region ACGTGGTCCTTCATCTTTAGTTACGGTATAGCTTTTGGTTTTCTTTTTTCCGTCGCCATCTACATAAGTCTGATCTATGGTAATGGGAACAATTTGATCTTGAAAACGATCTTCTGCCTGTGCTTTTATGGCTTTTTGGTGAGAATTGTAGGCAAACTCATCCTGGTCTTCCCGAGAAACTTTGTACTGATTAGCCACCGCTTCGGCAGTTAATCCCATGCCCCAGTAATAATCTTCGTGCCCTTCTTTTGCCAGTTTATAATCGGGAACCGGTTTGTAACCTCCCATTGGGATGTAGCTCATACTCTCGGCACCACCGGCGATGATACAATCTGCCATTCCACTTTGAATTTTAGCGGAAGCAATAGCGATGGTTTCCAAGCCTGAAGCGCAATAGCGGTTTACCGTCATTCCGGCTACGTCTTCGGTTTTTAATCCCATTAAAGAGATTAACCGACCTACGTTTAAGCCTTGCTCTGCTTCGGGCATTGCATTTCCTACGATCACATCGTCGATACGATTTTTGTCAAATTCCGGAAGTTTGTCCATCATATATTCGATGGTTTCCGCTGCCAGTTCATCTGGTCTTTTAAATCTGAACACACCTCGGGGTGCTTTCCCCACTGCGGTTCTGTATGCTTTTACTATGTATGCTGTTTTCATATATTTTCCCCCTCTAGCTCCCCCAAAGGGGGAGAACAAAAGGTATTTTTTTAGTTAAACAATATTCATCTAAATCCCTCCCCTCTGGGGAGGTTAGGTGGGGATATTAGTTTCTCAACGGTTTTCCCTTCTGTAACATATGCTGAAGGCGTTCTAAAGTTTTTCGTTCTCCGCAAAGGCTTAAGAAAGCTTCACGTTCTAGGTCTAATAAATATTGTTCGCTTACGTAAGAAGCTTCCGATAGGTCTCCACCAGCCATTACATAAGCCAGTTTGTTAGCGATTTTCTTATCGTGGTCGCTAATGTATTTTCCGGCATTCATCTGATCGGTTCCTACATAAAAAGCTCCTAAAGCTTGTTTTCCTAAAACTTTAATGTCTTTGCGCATAATTGGTTTGGTGTAGCCATTCTCTGCCATTAATAGCGCGTGTTTTTTCGCAATGGTTAATTGGTTGTCGCGGTTCACCACCACAATATCTTTTCCTTTTTGCAGAATATTGGTATCGTAAGCTTCGTAAGCTGAGGTGGATACTTTTGCCATTCCGATAGTAAGGAAATTTTCGCGTAATCGGTTCAACTCTACATCATCTTTCTGGTAGGTATCAGCAGCTCTTAAGGTCATTTCTTTAGAACCTCCACCGCCGGGAATTACCCCAACACCAAATTCCACTAAACCAATATAAGTTTCGGCGTGAGCCACCACTTTATCGGCGTGTAATGAAAGTTCGCAACCGCCACCCAACGCCATATTATGCGGAGCAGATACGGTAGGGATAGAGGAGTAGCGCATACGCATCATCGTATCTTGGAAGTATTTAATGGCCATATTCAGCTCATCATATTCCTGCTCTACTGCCATCATAAAGATCATTCCGATATTAGCACCTACCGAGAAGTTTTTTCCGTCGTTAGACACTACCAGTCCGCGGTATTCTTTTTCAGCCAGATCGATTGCTTTGTTGATTCCATCAAGTACATCACCTCCAATAGAATTCATTTTACTGCGGAATTCTAAATTTAGAATGCCATCACCTAAATCTTCAACGACAACGCCACTATTTTGGAATACGGCTTTAGATTCGCGAATATTATCTAAGATGATATAGGAGTCTTGTCCGGGAACTTTTACGTGTTCCTTTTTCGGGATTTCATAATAATAGGTGTTTCCTTCTTTTACGGAATAAAAGGAAGTAATACCGGCATCCACCATTTCTGAAACCCAAGCTGCAGGCTCGTAACCTTCAGCTTTCATCATTTCAATTCCTTTTTCTACACCAAGTGCATCCCAAACCTGAAATGGACCGTGTTCCCATCCAAAACCGGCCTGCATCGCATCATCAATTTTGTAGAGTTCATCAGTAATTTCTGGAATTCTGTTGGAAGCATAAGCAAATAATGCTGAAAAGTTTTTACGGTAAAACTTCCCTGCTTTTCCTTCATCTTTAATTAAAACTTTATAGCGATCGCTAAGTTTATCGATGGTTTTGGTTTGCTCTAGTACACTGAATTTCGCGCTTTTTCGATCACGGAATTCCATTTTATCAAGATCAAGCGATTTGATTTCGCTGGAACCATCTTCTTTCTTTTCTTTTTTATAAAAACCTTGTCCGGTTTTGCTTCCCAACCATTTGTTATCCATCATTGTTTGGATGAAGTCTGGTAGTGCAAAAAGATCGTGGGCTTCATCCTCTGGAACGTTTTCGTACAAACCGTTGGCAACGTGCACCAAAGTATCTAAACCAACAACATCTACAGTACGGAAGGTAGCCGATTTCTGGCGACCAATCACCGGTCCGGTTAACTTGTCGACCTCTTCAATGGTCATATCCATATCTTTTACCATATGGAACAAACTCATAATGCTGAAAATACCAACGCGGTTTCCGATAAAGGCCGGTGTGTCTTTGGCGATCACCGATTTTTTTCCAAGGAATTTTTTTCCGTAGTCATTGAGGAAATCTAATACCTCTCCTGAAGTATTGGGTCCTGGAATAATTTCGAATAAGCGTAAGTATCGTGGCGGATTGAAAAAGTGTGTTCCGCAGAAATGTTTCTGAAAATCTTCACTTCTTCCTTCGTTCATAAATTTAATGGGAATCCCGGAAGTATTGGAAGTGATTAAAGTTCCCGGTTTTCTATGCTTTTCAAGTTTTTCAAAAACCTGTTTTTTAATGTCTAATCGTTCTACTACCACTTCGATAATCCAGTCGGCTTCAGAAACTTTAGCGATATCATCTTCTAAATTTCCAGTGGTTATGCGATTGGCAAAATCTTTATGGTAAATAGGAGAGGGCTTGGATTTTAAAGAATTTTGAAGGGAATCGTTGACGATGCGATTACGCACTTCTTTATCTTCTAAGGTAAGTCCTTTTTTTTGCTCTTTTTCATTGAGTTCTCGC from Zunongwangia profunda SM-A87 harbors:
- a CDS encoding 3-hydroxyacyl-CoA dehydrogenase/enoyl-CoA hydratase family protein, whose amino-acid sequence is MKRTINKVAVIGSGIMGSGIACHFANIGVEVLLLDIVPRELNEKEQKKGLTLEDKEVRNRIVNDSLQNSLKSKPSPIYHKDFANRITTGNLEDDIAKVSEADWIIEVVVERLDIKKQVFEKLEKHRKPGTLITSNTSGIPIKFMNEGRSEDFQKHFCGTHFFNPPRYLRLFEIIPGPNTSGEVLDFLNDYGKKFLGKKSVIAKDTPAFIGNRVGIFSIMSLFHMVKDMDMTIEEVDKLTGPVIGRQKSATFRTVDVVGLDTLVHVANGLYENVPEDEAHDLFALPDFIQTMMDNKWLGSKTGQGFYKKEKKEDGSSEIKSLDLDKMEFRDRKSAKFSVLEQTKTIDKLSDRYKVLIKDEGKAGKFYRKNFSALFAYASNRIPEITDELYKIDDAMQAGFGWEHGPFQVWDALGVEKGIEMMKAEGYEPAAWVSEMVDAGITSFYSVKEGNTYYYEIPKKEHVKVPGQDSYIILDNIRESKAVFQNSGVVVEDLGDGILNLEFRSKMNSIGGDVLDGINKAIDLAEKEYRGLVVSNDGKNFSVGANIGMIFMMAVEQEYDELNMAIKYFQDTMMRMRYSSIPTVSAPHNMALGGGCELSLHADKVVAHAETYIGLVEFGVGVIPGGGGSKEMTLRAADTYQKDDVELNRLRENFLTIGMAKVSTSAYEAYDTNILQKGKDIVVVNRDNQLTIAKKHALLMAENGYTKPIMRKDIKVLGKQALGAFYVGTDQMNAGKYISDHDKKIANKLAYVMAGGDLSEASYVSEQYLLDLEREAFLSLCGERKTLERLQHMLQKGKPLRN
- a CDS encoding acetyl-CoA C-acyltransferase, with the translated sequence MKTAYIVKAYRTAVGKAPRGVFRFKRPDELAAETIEYMMDKLPEFDKNRIDDVIVGNAMPEAEQGLNVGRLISLMGLKTEDVAGMTVNRYCASGLETIAIASAKIQSGMADCIIAGGAESMSYIPMGGYKPVPDYKLAKEGHEDYYWGMGLTAEAVANQYKVSREDQDEFAYNSHQKAIKAQAEDRFQDQIVPITIDQTYVDGDGKKKTKSYTVTKDEGPRKDTSEAVLNKLRPVFAEGGSVTAGNSSQMSDGAAFVMVMSEEMVKELNLEPIARMVSYTAVGVEPRIMGVGPVKAIPKAIKQAGLKQDDISLIELNEAFASQSLAVIRELGLNKDIVNVNGGAISMGHPLGCTGAKLSVQIFDEMRKRKLNNKYAMVTMCVGTGQGAAGVYEVF